The DNA sequence aattatattacttagtggaAACATTATTAAGTTAAAcgtatttttaaaacataaatatgaaatacaaatcgaaatgaaaattataagttttggtggataaataattattagtgacaaacaacaagtgaaataataagcaaaaaaatagcATCTTTTTAATACATAGGAATAAAACAATCTTTCAccatttaaatgtattttaaaattaatttttcttcaaacactacccaatttaacttttatttgcttttcaatttatttacaaaattatttttctaaaagtacAAGTTTTTGTAAACACTCCCTTCTATAAGTATGCTCAgtcattcaaatatttaatttacccaAAGAGTAACATGTCAGTTAAGGctagaatttaataatatttcaaccaCAGTACATAAATTTTGCATCATTCATTATTGATATAACCAAATATCCTTAATGATTCATGTGTTTTCATCAAATTGAATCACCAGGAAACACGAACAATGAAAAACGCCAGGTTTCAGCTTatgaatacatatatatgtaacatgTAAATATGCATGTAGGTTCTGCATGTATAGAATCTTCAGAGCTTCACAATTTCTGGGATGTGCACCGGGTACCTATCAATGCAGTCTTGCCAGGGCCCGTCTGTCGGCGTCTTGATGGTCCTGTTACACTTCCAGACCGCACTGTTACATTTGAATCCACTCCCGAAAGCAATCTGCCACACTCTATCGCCCTTCTTCATCCTCCCTTTCGCCTCGATGTAACTCATTTCATACCAAAGCGAAGATGATGACGTGTTGCCGAAGCGGTGGAGCGTCATTCTGGATGCCTCCACGTGCTCAGCAGAAAGCTGGAGGTTCTTCTGGAGCTCGTCGATGACCGCCCGGCCGCCGGCGTGGATGCAGAAGTGCTCGAAGGCTTGTTTGAAGTCGGGGATATAAGGTTTCCATTTGGGGTTGAACATTTTCCGGCCGATCAGTGTGAAGAGAAAGAGGAGTTGCTCGGAAGCTGGGAGGACTAACGGGCCGATGGTTGTGATGTTCGATTTAAGGGCTTCACCAGCGATCACCATCAGGTCTTTCGACAGGTTTATGCCCACTTTTCCTTCGTTGTCTTCTTGCTCGTAGACGCATCTGTAAGCCTTGTCATCGGCCCCTTTGTGAGTTCGAACGACATGGAGTAGTTTGTACTTGGCTCGGGCGCTGTCCCGCCACTTGTTGGAGAGGAGGATGGCGGCGGCGCCCATGCGGAAGAGGCAGTTGGGGAGGAGCATGGCGCGCTCGGAACCTTTGTAGTAGTTGGGGGAAGTAAGAATTTCAGTGCTGATAACCAGCGCGTATGAATTGTGGTGAACCTGGAGCAAATCCCTAGCTAAATCGATGGAAATCAACCCGGCGCTGCAACCCATGCCGGAGAGATTGAAACTCTTTATATTACTTCTCAGCTTGTACTTGTTCACTACCATAGCCGAAAGCGACGGAGTAGGAGAAAACACGCTGCAATTAACGATaagaa is a window from the Sesamum indicum cultivar Zhongzhi No. 13 linkage group LG15, S_indicum_v1.0, whole genome shotgun sequence genome containing:
- the LOC105177946 gene encoding 3-ketoacyl-CoA synthase 6, translating into MAEIVPKFSSSVKLKYVKLGYQYLVNHIFTFFLIPIMLGVLLEVLRLGPEEILLFWNSLYFDLVQVLCSSFLLIIIATVYFMSKARSIYLVDFSCCKPPVTCRVPFSKFMEHSRLIHKGNTKSIDFQMRILERSGLGEETCVPPAMHYIPPTPTTGAARDEAEAVIFSAIDSLMEKTGIRPKNIDILIVNCSVFSPTPSLSAMVVNKYKLRSNIKSFNLSGMGCSAGLISIDLARDLLQVHHNSYALVISTEILTSPNYYKGSERAMLLPNCLFRMGAAAILLSNKWRDSARAKYKLLHVVRTHKGADDKAYRCVYEQEDNEGKVGINLSKDLMVIAGEALKSNITTIGPLVLPASEQLLFLFTLIGRKMFNPKWKPYIPDFKQAFEHFCIHAGGRAVIDELQKNLQLSAEHVEASRMTLHRFGNTSSSSLWYEMSYIEAKGRMKKGDRVWQIAFGSGFKCNSAVWKCNRTIKTPTDGPWQDCIDRYPVHIPEIVKL